A genomic segment from Spinacia oleracea cultivar Varoflay chromosome 3, BTI_SOV_V1, whole genome shotgun sequence encodes:
- the LOC110806237 gene encoding uncharacterized protein has translation MAVRQGETETLRNYIKRFNEEVLKIHNLKDETKFAALLAGLQPDDFKFELVKSGVSNLEEAMGKAEMHIQATDICKINWGGESGTRQKQKPRPNGNHDQTQPSLKKSVMVDDHGEDPRYNRNRREIYLDLKGKDILPKPPAIRTPEAKRDKSLWCEFHHECGHTTKNCRELKKALDHLADKGKLNNYLRKNPPKGKAKEKESLSDDTGDYIGVIAGGLATGGSVSKAKDSLWALEHQVLKVASAPVMTFGGNTSHPIQESHDDPLVIEMKVANSTVGRVLVDSGLSADIITLKCLKGLKYSKDDLKTISQPLIGFGGQGVHPQGTIKLPVRLGPKNKGRRLLVDFLVVDISLPYNIILGRPLLSKIKAAISVYQLPMQFELEDGSVGKIFGDQQGGRRCYVNSLKRGTSTPQPLAKKAKPEGTRNS, from the coding sequence ATGGCAGTCAGACAGGGAGAGACGGAGACCCTTCGCAATTATATTAAGAGATTCAATGAAGAAGTCCTAAAGATACACAATCTCAAGGACGAAACCAAGTTCGCAGCCCTCTTGGCAGGTCTTCAGCCAGATGACTTCAAGTTTGAATTGGTCAAGTCCGGGGTGTCCAACCTCGAGGAAGCAATGGGGAAGGCCGAAATGCACATTCAAGCCACAGATATTTGTAAGATCAATTGGGGTGGTGAGAGTGGAACAAGgcaaaaacaaaagccaagaccTAACGGCAACCACGACCAAACTCAGCCCTCCCTCAAAAAGTCGGTTATGGTTGATGACCATGGTGAGGATCCGAGGTACAACCGCAATAGGCGGGAGATTTACCTTGATCTCAAAGGAAAAGACATCCTCCCTAAGCCACCTGCAATCCGTACGCCCGAAGCGAAGCGAGACAAGTCACTTTGGTGTGAGTTTCACCACGAGTGCGGGCACACCACAAAGAACTGTAGGGAGCTAAAAAAGGCACTGGATCACTTGGCTGACAAGGGCAAGCTGAATAATTACCTAAGGAAGAATCCCCCAAAAGGAAAAGCCAAAGAAAAGGAGTCTCTTAGTGATGATACGGGAGACTACATTGGAGTGATAGCCGGAGGCTTGGCAACAGGCGGGTCTGTGAGCAAGGCGAAGGATAGCTTGTGGGCACTGGAACATCAAGTCCTAAAAGTGGCATCGGCCCCGGTGATGACATTTGGTGGGAACACTAGTCAtccaattcaagagtcccatgaCGATCCGCTGGTCATCGAGATGAAAGTCGCTAACTCAACGGTAGGGCGAGTGTTAGTGGATAGTGGATTATCCGCCGACATCATTACTCTAAAGTGTCTAAAAGGGCTCAAGTATTCCAAAGATGATCTGAAAACCATCTCCCAGCCACTCATTGGATTTGGAGGTCAAGGCGTCCATCCTCAAGGCACCATCAAGCTACCTGTCAGGTTGGGTCCTAAAAACAAGGGAAGACGGTTGTTGGTAGACTTTCTTGTCGTGGACATCTCCCTGCCATACAACATCATCTTAGGCCGACCTCTACTAAGCAAAATAAAAGCCGCAATCTCGGTGTACCAACTTCCCATGCAGTTTGAGTTGGAAGATGGCTCCGTGGGAAAAATCTTTGGGGATCAACAAGGGGGCAGACGATGCTATGTTAACAGCCTCAAGAGAGGGACAAGTACCCCCCAACCACtggccaagaaagccaagccagAAGGGACTCGAAACTCCTGA